In candidate division WOR-3 bacterium, the DNA window CAGCGTGTATTTGGGGCTCTACATGGACTTCAACGTGACTAATCTGTCACACACTGACGACTACTGCGGTTACGTGGATTCCCTGAAATTAGCATACTTCCACGACATCAGAACCCCCTCTGAATATATCGGCATGAAGATTCTCTGCGAGGTCCCTAATATGGGAGCCTCTTTCCACTGGCCTGAAGACATGCCTTTTTACGACTCAACTTACTACTGTCTTCTTTCCGATTTGAACGTGCCTCCCTCTATTCCAGACACAGCAGGAAGTTACGCGATCTTATTTAGATCCGGCCCTTATCAGCTGAACTATCTCGATTCATTGAATGTCTTCTATGGAGTAGTCGCGGGTGCGGATTTTCAGGAATTGATCCTCAACGCGGTGACGATGCAGAGTCTTTTCGACAGTGTATTTGCGTCTGTCGAAGAACCGACCCAACCTATTTTTCAGCCGAATATTTTCATAGTTCAAAATCCTTCTTCCGGGATGGTCAAGATAAGATTTTCCCACCGGGCAAATTCTCTGGGAAGCATAAGGCTTTTTGATTTGTGTGGCCGGGAGCTTGAGTTCGATTTTCACTTTTTGTTTAGAGAGGGATTGAACGAATTTGATCTTTGTCTGTCTTCTGTTCCTTCCGGTTCGTATTTTTTGTCTCTGACTTCGGAAAACATCGAAATCACAAAAAGGATAACCATTATTAAGTAGAAATTTATTTTTATCCAAAATAACATGTCACAGACCTGAGCTGTAACAAGTCCAAATAGACAAAAGTTAAAAAGGAGGAAAAATGCCCAGGTCTTTGTGTTTGTCATTTTTGCTGTGTTTATCTTCTTGGAGAATCGTTTCGTCGGAAATCATTTACGTCCCAACAGATTTTCAAAAGATACAATCCGCTATAGACTCGTGCGCTGATTTTGACACAATAATAGTCTCTGAAGGTGTATACGCTGAAAACCTCAATTTCAGAGGCAGGAAAGCCGTTCTCGCCAGCCTCTACATTCTTGACGGAGAAACTTCACACATACTTAACACTGTAATTGACGGCGGTCAGCCCTTGTGCGAAGACACAGGCAGCTGCGTTCTCTTTGCCTGTGGAGAAGACTCAAACTCTGTAATACAGGGCTTCACTATAACAAACGGCTCCGGAACAAAATGGACGGACGAACACGGGCATGGAATATACATAGAAGGAGGAGGGATACTGGTGTCGAATTCTTCACCGAAAATAATGGACAACCTGATAGTCTACAACAGGGCGATAAGGACCGCGTCCGGAATAATAAGTTCAGGGGCCGGAGGTATCCGAGTTGGAGACGGCTTCCCTTTGATACAGAACAACGTCATAATTGGCAACAGCGGAATGTACGGGGGCGGCATTGTCCTCAATTATTCCGGGGGCATAATAAGAAACAACATAATAGCGAAAAACAGGGTTTTCAGACCTTATCCTCAGCACAACACTTACGGAGGAGGCGGTATCTGGATTGGAAACGACAATCCGTCGTATCCCATAATCGTTGAGAACAACGTTATAATAGGAAATTCAGCGCTCGGGGACGGAAGTCTTCCTCCATGCGGCAAAGGAGGCGGGGTGCTGATTCACTCGACAAGCGTCGAATTGAGAAACAACATATTATGGCGAAACACCGCCACTTACCCGGAATACAATCAGATATGGACTTATAACGCAGGAACTACTGCTTTTACTTATTGCGACATCGAAGGCGGTTGGTCCGGAACGGGAAATATATCAACAAATCCACTTTTCTGCGACAGCAACTATGTTTTATCTTTTGACTCTCCATGCGTTGATTCAGGAGACCCTATGTCGAGCAATGATCCGGAGGACACTCTCAACCCCGGAAACGCACTCTATCCTTCAAGAGGCTTTTTGAGAAACGACATTGGTGTCTATGGCGGTCAGTTTTCGAAATCCTTTCCTGACATTACGCAATACACTCAGGTAGAAGAGGAAAACCCTGGAACAACGCCGATAAACGGACAAAAAATTCTTATGGCTCCTTTATATTATGAAAATTCGGTTCTGCTGCGTTTTTTTCTCGAAAAACAGCAATATGTCGTGATAAGCGTCTATTCAGTGAACGGCTCTCACATAGGAAAAATCGCTGAAGGTGAATTTTCTTCTGGCTTGCACCAAATTCATCTGAACAATTATCTTGAAAACTCTGCGGTTGTATCTTCGGGGATCTATTTTTTGAAACTTTTCGCAGGCGAACGCTCGGAATCAGTTTCCTTCTCTTTTTTTTCTGACTAGTAATTCACGTTCAAATCGGATTTTTCTATCCACCCCTTTAAATCCATTGAAGGAAAACCTCTAGAGAAATCCACTTCAATCCAGTCTTCGTCTATTGGACTTATAATTTCAGCGTAATCGCCGCAGAGAGCGCTAAACAAAGGGATGGAAAAAGAGTCCTTTTCAGAATAAATTTTGACGCCTTCAAAAAACATGTTGTAGGTTAAAAAGGGATCCGGAGAAGAGAACTTGAGAAGACAAGAAGTGTCCCCTCTCAAGGCTACAGAGGAGTCATTTTTCAACCACCTGAACCTGAAAACTCCCGTGTTGGCAGCTTGAGCAATTCCGG includes these proteins:
- a CDS encoding T9SS type A sorting domain-containing protein yields the protein MINEWSIASCQWQWIDDSLYASVYLFDDSEHVSNIKSIRWGYSFSQDRYSDFLFFKFDYVNKSENNYDSVYLGLYMDFNVTNLSHTDDYCGYVDSLKLAYFHDIRTPSEYIGMKILCEVPNMGASFHWPEDMPFYDSTYYCLLSDLNVPPSIPDTAGSYAILFRSGPYQLNYLDSLNVFYGVVAGADFQELILNAVTMQSLFDSVFASVEEPTQPIFQPNIFIVQNPSSGMVKIRFSHRANSLGSIRLFDLCGRELEFDFHFLFREGLNEFDLCLSSVPSGSYFLSLTSENIEITKRITIIK